A region of Triplophysa rosa linkage group LG16, Trosa_1v2, whole genome shotgun sequence DNA encodes the following proteins:
- the psmg2 gene encoding proteasome assembly chaperone 2 — translation MFISTGSGDPSFKGFTLIMPAVSVGNVGQLALDLIISTLNMPKVGYLHTDCLIPMAGNNPYATSAEDASQLSTNAEVYSHSDLKLVVLQIRTPIIQTKVRSFRKSLVSWIKSCGLVKTVLLSSSHAYQRDDRQLLGTSLRYLLTPSLQKVEGQRVEELGWREMERISVFPDIPDSEQRLYIPGGGVTKALYTDCCTEDISMAVALIFCSEGDNIADAFMLINHLNDWLRLLEKPTQGSVQWRVPPSWSLLFGSGIPPLIF, via the exons atgttcatttcgACGGGGAGTGGTGATCCTTCTTTTAAAGGCTTTACTCTGATTATG CCTGCAGTGTCTGTTGGGAATGTGGGGCAGCTCGCCTTGGATCTCATAATCTCAACACTGAACATGCCAAAAGTGGGATACTTACACACCGACTGTCTCATTCCTATGGCGGGGAATAACCCATACGCTACATCTGCAGAAGATGCCTCCCAACTTAGTACTAATGCAGAGG TATACTCCCACAGTGACTTAAAACTGGTCGTATTGCAAATACGGACACCCATCATCCAG ACAAAAGTCAGATCTTTTAGAAAGTCGCTTGTTTCCTGGATCAAAAGTTGTGGATTGGTCAAAACGGTCCTGCTGTCCAGCAGTCATGCTTATCAGAGAGATGACCGACAGCTTCTTGG CACTTCTCTGCGGTACCTGCTGACACCGTCTCTGCAGAAGGTGGAGGGCCAGAGAGTAGAGGAACTGGGCTGGAGGGAGATGGAGAGAATCAGTGTGTTCCCTGACATACCTGACTCGGAGCAGCGGCTCTACATTCCTGGAGGAGGGGTGACCAAAGCCCTTTACACAGACTG CTGCACTGAAGACATCTCTATGGCGGTAGCTCTGATCTTCTGTTCAGAAGGAGACAACATTGCTGATGCTTTCATGCTTATTAACCATCTCAATGACTGGCTTCGTCTGCTAGAAAAACCT ACACAGGGGTCTGTGCAGTGGAGGGTCCCTCCCTCATGGAGTCTGCTGTTCGGCAGCGGTATCCCACCTCTTATCTTCTAA